A genome region from Chengkuizengella sp. SCS-71B includes the following:
- a CDS encoding type II secretion system F family protein: MVVVYSILIGVSIFCFTAAFIPDSVLERRFSIRNDHRSDHILIDMLLLLGTIGVYFYDTLLAKLNIFRRNHDELKELLEKNGYPSLWAKHILGTQWLLVILFFLMGVYLFQPILLMVSFLSTMVVKHQLKRKWKKKQSVMSRHVLSLAELTAIGVSAGLSPIEALQKAIDGRDYGLFKEVQLAIHKIRMGTPADEAFMECSKRVEIQEMHAFLDQLIQAIEAGSSGFSESVVQLVKYLRDLRQAKIEEIAGQTEAKLLLPLMLIFGSILSFLLGPLTLTFTEVF, from the coding sequence TGTTGTGTATTCGATTTTAATTGGAGTTTCTATTTTTTGTTTCACAGCTGCATTTATTCCAGACTCTGTATTGGAAAGAAGATTTTCAATCCGGAATGATCATCGGTCTGATCATATTTTAATAGATATGTTGTTATTACTAGGAACTATAGGAGTTTATTTTTATGATACGTTATTAGCTAAGTTAAATATATTTAGGAGAAATCATGATGAACTCAAGGAGTTGTTGGAGAAAAACGGTTATCCCTCCTTATGGGCAAAACATATTTTAGGGACACAATGGCTGCTTGTTATTTTATTTTTTTTAATGGGTGTTTATTTATTTCAGCCTATTCTATTGATGGTTAGTTTTCTATCAACAATGGTTGTCAAACATCAGCTGAAAAGGAAGTGGAAAAAGAAACAGTCCGTAATGAGTAGACATGTGTTATCTTTAGCGGAATTAACAGCTATTGGTGTCTCTGCTGGACTGTCTCCAATTGAAGCTTTACAGAAAGCGATTGACGGTCGTGATTATGGTCTTTTTAAGGAAGTGCAGTTAGCTATACATAAAATAAGAATGGGAACTCCAGCAGATGAAGCGTTTATGGAGTGTTCAAAAAGAGTAGAAATTCAAGAGATGCACGCTTTTTTGGATCAGCTCATTCAAGCCATTGAAGCAGGCTCAAGCGGGTTTTCTGAATCGGTTGTTCAGCTTGTAAAGTATTTAAGAGATTTGAGGCAAGCTAAAATCGAGGAAATTGCAGGGCAAACAGAAGCAAAACTACTTCTTCCATTAATGTTGATTTTTGGTTCCATTCTTTCGTTTTTACTGGGTCCACTTACACTTACATTTACAGAAGTGTTTTAA
- a CDS encoding CpaF family protein — MNKSIFKDTHSQGEDQFKKEEITELARQFLTHEIRQKSLDFAQEDRVAKKLQEYLQNKGCNYQLCNQIVESILVDIRGYGVIDPLASDPLVTDIIIHKHDDITYEKNGQKLNFTNTFRDQNHLMMFIEKLAYLSKSRVDISNPLVTFTLPEGWRTAVSIPPISLHPSVAIRKFTKVPTVQQLIKNNYFSEQAGLFFQAMIESKRNILFIGGMGSGKTTMIAIASSLFKNDEHPLLIEEVMECPMDVPHLRRLVAKPPSVEGTGAIPLALLLKQGLMMKPTRVIVSEVRDGAIFYMFQAMLVGHEGSMSTIHANSAQEALMKRIPSMLSMSHEASLLSQEEKIAYAASALHFIVHLEQDPKTGRRYCKSISEIVEDPEPKAIDIFVQQGDTIKATGHIPHRAIKGAAHYNYEYNMDWFKA; from the coding sequence ATGAACAAATCTATTTTTAAAGACACTCATTCTCAAGGTGAAGACCAGTTTAAAAAAGAAGAAATAACAGAACTTGCTAGACAGTTCCTCACTCATGAAATACGTCAAAAATCACTAGATTTTGCTCAAGAAGACAGAGTAGCTAAAAAACTACAGGAATATCTGCAAAATAAAGGATGTAATTATCAATTGTGCAACCAAATTGTAGAAAGCATATTGGTAGATATTCGTGGTTATGGGGTCATTGATCCATTAGCTAGCGATCCTTTAGTAACCGACATTATTATTCATAAACACGACGATATTACATACGAAAAAAATGGACAAAAACTCAATTTTACAAATACGTTTAGGGATCAAAATCATCTAATGATGTTTATTGAAAAGTTAGCTTACCTTTCTAAGTCAAGAGTGGACATTTCTAATCCACTTGTTACTTTTACGTTACCAGAGGGCTGGAGAACTGCGGTATCCATCCCACCGATTTCTTTACATCCAAGTGTAGCTATCCGCAAATTTACGAAGGTACCAACGGTTCAACAATTAATAAAAAATAACTATTTTTCAGAACAGGCTGGATTGTTTTTTCAAGCAATGATTGAAAGTAAACGAAATATCCTTTTTATAGGTGGCATGGGGTCAGGTAAAACAACGATGATCGCCATTGCAAGTAGTTTATTCAAAAATGATGAACATCCTTTGTTGATTGAAGAAGTCATGGAGTGTCCAATGGATGTGCCTCATTTGAGAAGATTAGTTGCAAAACCACCAAGTGTTGAAGGCACAGGTGCCATTCCATTAGCGCTTCTATTAAAACAAGGATTAATGATGAAACCAACTAGAGTAATCGTTTCGGAGGTTCGTGATGGAGCAATATTTTATATGTTTCAAGCGATGCTTGTAGGTCATGAGGGTTCTATGTCTACTATTCATGCCAATTCAGCGCAAGAAGCACTGATGAAACGGATACCTTCTATGCTTTCTATGAGTCATGAAGCTTCTTTATTATCCCAAGAAGAGAAAATCGCCTATGCTGCTTCTGCTTTGCATTTTATTGTTCATCTTGAGCAAGATCCGAAAACTGGAAGACGGTACTGTAAATCTATTAGTGAGATAGTAGAAGATCCAGAGCCTAAAGCAATCGATATATTTGTACAACAAGGAGATACGATAAAAGCAACTGGTCATATACCACATCGTGCCATTAAAGGTGCTGCACATTATAATTATGAATATAATATGGATTGGTTTAAAGCGTGA
- a CDS encoding putative holin-like toxin has translation MTVYQSISIMIMFGILIVSILSFNRKK, from the coding sequence ATGACAGTTTATCAAAGTATTTCAATTATGATCATGTTTGGGATATTGATTGTATCCATACTGTCGTTTAATCGTAAGAAATAG
- a CDS encoding S-layer homology domain-containing protein has translation MKKFIKYFLVITLVFSVISTSAVAGTSSFSDTKGHWAESSIERMAGKGHIGGYPNGSFKPEGQITRAEFTAILTRIVGIDEVENPFNDVNDAKWANGIIGGAEQVGIIDKSEYGSYFQPNTPITRLEMTKMIARAFILEDEYKEKFDTYDSYDQGDLTFKDAKNVTNEDAPYVAFVTDLGILAGYPDKTFKPLNQASRSEAVVMLLRYIDHDINSGSTGGGGDINPNSDDNVNENPAYDPDYANVEQWINTTRISPNYITYINKKAQKIENGTASESEIYKARFHVEELLWNYYNGAIPVSDYEEETLDRIASRYGKGHWDDVSEYKKAFYSTYAGDILEAMLLSYSFDKNENLEWVVVRPAGMRHAFKISVDNPMGSVVLNRGWAGVNDAKFDAVYAEIATPQLLNQIIELGVPISVDTNSNNGDKFDETGFPQNHTDREIRAREIKRANSNNVVKRLYGGDFAIKIGGIGNLTNADIVEGSSIIPEEFLEIKPYIKGQAKYIVTDVY, from the coding sequence ATGAAGAAATTCATTAAATATTTCTTGGTAATTACATTAGTATTTTCAGTTATATCTACAAGTGCAGTTGCAGGAACTTCAAGCTTTTCAGATACAAAAGGACATTGGGCTGAATCATCTATTGAGAGGATGGCAGGTAAAGGACATATTGGCGGTTATCCAAACGGGTCTTTCAAACCAGAGGGTCAAATTACAAGAGCTGAGTTTACTGCTATATTAACTAGAATCGTAGGGATTGATGAAGTTGAGAATCCATTCAACGATGTAAATGATGCGAAATGGGCAAACGGAATCATTGGTGGAGCAGAGCAAGTAGGAATCATAGACAAATCAGAATATGGAAGTTACTTTCAACCCAATACACCGATCACACGTTTAGAAATGACAAAAATGATTGCTAGAGCCTTTATTTTGGAAGATGAATATAAAGAAAAATTTGATACATATGATTCTTATGATCAAGGAGATTTAACGTTTAAGGATGCAAAAAATGTGACTAATGAAGATGCACCGTATGTAGCATTCGTAACAGATTTAGGCATTCTTGCTGGGTATCCAGATAAAACGTTCAAACCTTTAAATCAAGCTTCAAGATCAGAGGCAGTCGTAATGCTACTAAGATATATTGATCATGATATAAACAGTGGTTCAACCGGTGGCGGTGGGGATATAAATCCAAATTCAGATGATAATGTTAATGAAAATCCTGCTTATGATCCTGACTATGCAAATGTGGAACAGTGGATAAATACAACTAGAATTAGTCCTAACTATATTACTTACATCAATAAAAAAGCACAAAAAATAGAAAATGGAACGGCATCAGAATCAGAAATATATAAAGCTAGATTCCATGTAGAAGAACTCCTTTGGAACTATTATAATGGTGCAATTCCAGTGAGTGACTATGAAGAAGAAACCTTAGATCGAATAGCTAGTAGATATGGTAAAGGGCATTGGGATGATGTTTCAGAATATAAAAAAGCATTTTATAGCACCTATGCAGGAGATATTCTTGAAGCAATGCTATTAAGCTACAGTTTTGATAAAAATGAAAACCTTGAGTGGGTAGTCGTTCGACCTGCGGGTATGAGACATGCGTTCAAAATCTCCGTAGATAATCCAATGGGAAGCGTGGTGTTAAACCGAGGTTGGGCAGGAGTCAATGATGCAAAATTTGATGCTGTATATGCTGAAATTGCCACCCCACAATTATTAAATCAAATTATAGAATTAGGAGTACCCATCAGTGTAGATACCAATTCAAACAATGGAGATAAATTTGATGAAACAGGATTTCCTCAAAACCATACAGATCGAGAAATTAGAGCCAGAGAGATTAAACGTGCAAATTCCAATAATGTCGTAAAAAGATTGTATGGTGGGGACTTTGCAATAAAGATTGGAGGAATTGGTAATCTGACCAATGCAGATATTGTAGAGGGTAGTTCTATCATTCCAGAAGAGTTTTTGGAAATAAAGCCATATATCAAAGGACAAGCAAAATATATTGTAACAGATGTATATTAA
- a CDS encoding Tad domain-containing protein encodes MKKILGNERGFILMAAYMVPVLVGLAGVVLEFNQLRVISNELQAVVDAASLAGVLRAEIDTEIIYEHEYDSDGNLINITPVVENYTIINSQQEAFNFAYKSFKKNMDALGWDDDGSTRITVYSSELYGELLASGMTDAITGHGVPDNRRVFSDVDQYYFKAKIHVKTALIAPAVRVLAFIGGLDSPIDELGEIIMEADAVSRTKVQIE; translated from the coding sequence TTGAAAAAGATACTAGGCAATGAAAGAGGATTTATACTCATGGCTGCCTATATGGTTCCAGTTTTAGTTGGTTTAGCTGGTGTAGTCCTGGAGTTTAATCAACTCAGGGTGATTTCTAATGAATTACAAGCTGTAGTTGATGCTGCATCATTGGCAGGGGTGTTAAGAGCAGAAATTGATACTGAGATCATCTATGAGCATGAATATGATAGCGATGGAAATCTAATCAATATTACCCCTGTTGTAGAAAACTATACGATTATCAACAGTCAACAAGAAGCTTTTAACTTTGCTTATAAGTCTTTTAAAAAGAACATGGATGCACTGGGTTGGGATGACGATGGAAGTACTAGAATTACCGTTTATTCCAGTGAGTTATATGGGGAATTATTAGCAAGTGGAATGACAGATGCCATTACAGGACATGGGGTACCTGATAACCGCAGAGTTTTTAGTGATGTAGATCAATATTATTTTAAAGCAAAAATTCACGTAAAAACAGCTTTAATCGCTCCAGCAGTCCGAGTTTTGGCATTCATTGGAGGGTTGGATTCACCAATTGATGAATTAGGGGAAATTATTATGGAAGCAGATGCGGTATCTAGAACAAAAGTACAGATAGAATAG
- a CDS encoding TadE/TadG family type IV pilus assembly protein yields the protein MKIVKNKRGSLMDAALVLPLLVLIIAFVFDMGIRMIVLQGTSAATREAARDFARFQDESQSIQIANGSFNSLASTLANVKDVDIELSNDEVQDYAIVTITTELTADVFSFVWSMIGVEINNQMERSMVYPIEIKEGTKTF from the coding sequence TTGAAAATAGTAAAGAATAAAAGGGGTTCTTTAATGGATGCTGCACTTGTCCTACCACTATTAGTTTTAATCATTGCTTTTGTTTTTGATATGGGAATTCGCATGATTGTGTTACAAGGAACTTCAGCAGCAACGCGTGAAGCAGCAAGAGATTTTGCAAGGTTTCAAGATGAATCACAATCTATTCAGATTGCAAATGGATCTTTTAATAGTTTAGCAAGCACATTAGCAAATGTTAAAGATGTGGATATTGAACTATCAAATGATGAAGTCCAAGATTACGCAATTGTTACGATTACCACTGAATTAACAGCAGATGTTTTCTCTTTTGTGTGGTCTATGATAGGAGTTGAAATAAATAACCAAATGGAAAGAAGTATGGTTTACCCGATTGAAATTAAAGAGGGTACAAAAACATTTTAA
- a CDS encoding prepilin peptidase: MIIVFHTLFWSVFLWVAIYDARFKIIPNAVPILLGTIGFFLLGQPISSITGAFLGGGILLLLALCNQQWVGGGDIKIMIGLGFAFGIEVMWILWIACVMALILTLLMRKKSMAFAPFLFLSSSGVQILALFTV, translated from the coding sequence ATGATCATAGTATTCCATACATTGTTTTGGTCCGTATTTTTATGGGTAGCTATATACGATGCACGTTTTAAAATCATTCCGAATGCTGTACCTATTCTATTAGGGACCATCGGATTTTTTTTATTGGGGCAACCTATCAGTTCCATTACCGGTGCTTTTTTAGGCGGGGGGATTTTACTTTTGTTGGCTCTTTGTAATCAACAATGGGTTGGAGGAGGAGATATTAAAATCATGATCGGATTAGGATTTGCTTTTGGTATAGAGGTGATGTGGATTTTATGGATTGCTTGTGTGATGGCTCTAATTTTAACCTTATTGATGAGAAAAAAATCTATGGCGTTTGCTCCTTTTTTATTTTTATCTTCATCGGGGGTGCAAATCCTTGCTCTTTTTACAGTTTAA
- a CDS encoding helix-turn-helix transcriptional regulator, whose translation MEMDTLKLTVYHLQEKYKLTPREKEVLILLAKTGLDNKQIGHELCISEKTVKNHFGNMFSKMNIKSTRQLFSLIINQ comes from the coding sequence ATGGAAATGGATACATTAAAATTAACGGTATATCACTTACAGGAAAAATATAAATTAACACCACGTGAAAAAGAGGTTTTAATATTACTCGCTAAAACAGGATTGGATAATAAACAAATAGGGCACGAGTTGTGTATCAGTGAAAAAACAGTGAAAAATCACTTTGGGAATATGTTTTCAAAAATGAATATAAAATCAACACGACAGCTGTTTTCTTTGATTATTAATCAATAA
- a CDS encoding PadR family transcriptional regulator has translation MEINKEVLKGHIDTLILSMLSLRDMYGYELAKIVREKSDNQFELKEGTLYLSLKRLEKNKWIESYWSDEQGPGGRRKYYKLTLLGKEGLELKRTEWKFVKKMMDSFLEGGT, from the coding sequence ATGGAAATCAACAAAGAGGTACTCAAGGGACATATAGATACATTAATCCTCTCGATGTTATCTCTACGAGACATGTATGGTTATGAATTAGCTAAAATAGTGCGGGAAAAAAGCGACAATCAGTTTGAATTAAAAGAAGGTACTTTGTACTTATCTTTAAAGAGATTAGAGAAAAATAAATGGATTGAATCGTATTGGAGCGATGAACAAGGACCAGGCGGACGCAGAAAATATTATAAATTGACTCTGCTTGGAAAAGAAGGGTTAGAACTGAAACGGACAGAATGGAAATTTGTAAAAAAAATGATGGATTCATTTTTGGAAGGAGGAACTTAA
- a CDS encoding permease prefix domain 1-containing protein, translating into MKQIDQYINSIYKETNGNKQETKELKEEMKSHLIEAVHELKEEGHTEQKAINIAIERFGEEHEVSSMILKLTQVKKKFEKKIMLSAISIVLLGTVLSVFFLLMDWNNAVERQNFANDVFEKLGTQSEISEETEQYMTAFAESNISIYEMNVTYIKDDPSQEFFGPVNYSIKTGNGIWFINYLTTTDGKDYRNEYWVVDIWMTKYAYLAIGILSVSLSIFLALFLIWAIIKRYRIKREFNN; encoded by the coding sequence ATGAAACAAATAGATCAATATATAAATTCCATATATAAAGAGACAAATGGAAACAAACAAGAAACAAAGGAATTAAAAGAAGAGATGAAATCACATCTAATCGAAGCCGTACATGAGTTGAAAGAGGAAGGGCATACTGAACAAAAGGCGATTAATATTGCCATTGAACGTTTTGGAGAAGAACATGAAGTAAGTTCAATGATATTAAAACTTACGCAAGTAAAGAAAAAATTTGAAAAAAAGATCATGTTATCAGCTATTTCTATAGTTTTACTTGGTACTGTTTTGAGTGTATTTTTTTTACTAATGGATTGGAATAATGCTGTAGAGAGACAGAACTTTGCAAATGATGTATTTGAAAAATTAGGTACACAGTCAGAAATTTCAGAAGAAACAGAGCAATATATGACTGCATTTGCAGAAAGTAATATAAGTATATACGAAATGAATGTCACTTATATTAAAGATGATCCAAGTCAAGAGTTTTTTGGACCTGTTAATTACAGCATTAAGACTGGGAATGGTATTTGGTTTATAAATTACCTTACAACAACAGACGGTAAGGATTACAGAAATGAATATTGGGTTGTAGATATTTGGATGACAAAATATGCATATTTAGCTATTGGTATATTAAGTGTAAGTTTAAGTATTTTCTTGGCATTGTTTCTGATCTGGGCAATTATTAAAAGATATCGAATTAAGAGAGAATTTAACAATTGA
- a CDS encoding sugar efflux transporter, with amino-acid sequence MNFIEQTTKILKIPEYKSLILLNILFGISASFIFPYHSMFGIDEVGMSNISFGIFMTISAIVGIFISTYIGKLSDGRYSRKNILLVVTISAFIAYILYAYVRNYFLLLFIASFFIGIASSGFPQVFAYAREAVARAKLPSKEMPYAMNLFRMFFALSWTVGPALAAFVLLRYDFTGLFLVAASGYLLIFFFIIKCLKQHNPQASKPKDPVNLRKFIIRPYIFANLFAFILIASANTVNMMNMPQFITKVLNGTEANVGWAFSIPPIFEIPFMLGFGLLAARIDSSVLIKLGVFIATIYFSILMFVEAPWQIYVIQFLSAAYISITNGIAISYFQDFIPDEPGTATTLYMNTSKIGSTLGFLLFGFVSEYFGYREVVILCMIFMTVAFCVLLLFRKDKSFIFQRRRKLV; translated from the coding sequence ATGAATTTTATTGAACAAACTACTAAGATTTTGAAGATACCAGAATATAAATCATTAATTCTGTTAAATATTTTGTTCGGCATATCAGCTTCATTTATTTTCCCATATCATTCGATGTTTGGAATTGATGAAGTAGGCATGAGTAATATATCGTTTGGGATTTTTATGACGATTTCAGCTATTGTAGGTATATTTATCAGTACATACATAGGAAAACTATCTGATGGACGTTATAGTCGGAAAAACATCTTATTAGTGGTAACGATTTCAGCATTTATTGCATACATATTATATGCTTACGTTCGTAATTATTTCTTATTATTGTTTATTGCTTCTTTTTTTATAGGGATTGCTTCCTCGGGTTTCCCACAAGTATTTGCATATGCTAGAGAGGCAGTAGCCCGTGCCAAATTACCATCAAAAGAAATGCCGTATGCAATGAACTTATTTAGAATGTTCTTTGCATTATCTTGGACAGTAGGTCCAGCTTTAGCTGCATTCGTTTTGCTGCGATACGATTTTACAGGATTATTTTTAGTAGCTGCATCTGGATATTTACTCATATTCTTTTTTATTATTAAATGTTTAAAACAACATAATCCACAAGCTTCAAAGCCGAAAGATCCCGTTAATTTAAGGAAATTTATTATACGTCCCTATATATTTGCAAACCTATTTGCATTTATACTAATTGCTTCAGCCAATACGGTAAATATGATGAATATGCCGCAATTCATTACAAAGGTATTAAATGGAACGGAAGCAAACGTAGGTTGGGCATTTAGTATACCGCCTATTTTTGAAATTCCTTTTATGCTTGGGTTTGGATTATTGGCAGCAAGAATAGATAGTAGTGTTCTGATCAAATTAGGTGTTTTTATAGCAACTATATATTTCTCAATATTAATGTTTGTAGAAGCACCTTGGCAGATATATGTCATACAATTTTTAAGTGCAGCTTACATTTCGATCACAAACGGGATTGCTATTAGTTATTTTCAAGATTTCATTCCTGATGAACCAGGGACAGCAACCACTCTTTATATGAACACTTCAAAAATTGGAAGTACATTAGGATTTTTATTATTTGGTTTTGTTTCTGAGTATTTTGGATATCGAGAAGTTGTTATTTTATGTATGATTTTTATGACTGTTGCATTTTGTGTCTTATTGTTGTTTAGAAAAGATAAAAGTTTTATATTTCAGAGACGAAGAAAGTTAGTATAA
- a CDS encoding N-acetylmuramoyl-L-alanine amidase — protein MTTKIALDAGHSLDTYEKTGGKGIIYDGGVFEEHEFNATVVKYTQELLETNGFEVLLTQPLFDDEVPLIDRTNLANKEKVDLLISIHANAGILNANGACAFYWHNSNEGKRLAKVWANKMKGSPVGIHGTGVHESKPNSWSDFHMIRETNMTAVLCEHGFFTNHHDLKYILSDEFRRNCALILAESICEFFNKTFKKSQQSNTNKQDELPSIQRKVNGMLNGERIWIDSYIINNSTYVPLRFLTESFGMEVKWDQSKFQYNIIQKSPTFNDLSKS, from the coding sequence TTGACAACTAAAATCGCTCTGGATGCAGGTCACAGTTTAGATACTTACGAGAAAACAGGTGGAAAGGGAATTATTTATGATGGGGGGGTATTTGAAGAACATGAATTCAATGCAACCGTTGTTAAATATACACAAGAATTACTAGAAACGAATGGATTTGAAGTGCTCCTGACCCAACCATTATTTGATGACGAAGTTCCATTAATTGATAGAACAAATCTTGCAAATAAAGAAAAAGTGGATCTATTAATTAGTATTCATGCTAATGCAGGCATTCTAAATGCAAATGGAGCTTGTGCCTTTTATTGGCATAATTCAAATGAAGGCAAGAGGTTAGCAAAAGTCTGGGCTAACAAAATGAAAGGAAGCCCTGTTGGAATACATGGAACAGGGGTACATGAATCCAAACCTAACTCATGGTCTGATTTCCATATGATACGTGAAACAAATATGACAGCTGTTCTTTGTGAACATGGATTTTTCACAAATCATCATGACTTAAAGTATATTCTCTCAGATGAATTTCGAAGAAATTGTGCCCTAATTTTAGCAGAATCCATATGTGAATTTTTCAATAAAACATTTAAAAAGTCTCAACAATCAAACACGAATAAACAAGATGAATTGCCTTCAATTCAACGAAAAGTAAATGGAATGTTAAATGGGGAACGGATATGGATTGATTCCTATATAATCAATAATAGTACTTATGTACCTTTAAGATTTTTAACAGAGTCGTTTGGAATGGAAGTAAAATGGGATCAAAGTAAATTTCAATATAACATTATACAGAAATCACCAACCTTCAATGACCTTTCGAAATCGTAG
- a CDS encoding sigma factor-like helix-turn-helix DNA-binding protein gives MNLNVQETIGAMDTYRVLLKRTAWRIQYKAKVRRKKEWLVEFDECLYTTQSFLPDVVSRYYLLELLSLLSSNKERYILQKIYLEGFTENELAKELNITQQAVNKCKNKAIQTIRQKISTY, from the coding sequence ATGAATTTGAATGTTCAGGAAACAATAGGAGCAATGGATACTTATCGAGTTTTGTTAAAAAGGACAGCTTGGAGGATACAGTATAAAGCAAAAGTACGCAGAAAAAAAGAATGGTTGGTAGAGTTTGATGAATGTTTATATACCACACAAAGTTTCTTGCCAGATGTGGTTTCGAGGTATTATCTCTTAGAATTGTTATCTCTTCTATCCTCAAATAAAGAAAGATATATCTTACAAAAAATATACTTAGAAGGTTTTACGGAAAATGAACTGGCAAAAGAATTAAATATAACCCAACAGGCGGTGAATAAATGCAAAAACAAGGCAATTCAAACCATACGTCAGAAGATCTCTACTTATTAA
- a CDS encoding helix-turn-helix domain-containing protein, with translation MQKQGNSNHTSEDLYLLTLVEKAKTGDKESMNEILQLFEEDILKLIKFIPMPREDANQALITEFLSLILEEPKKN, from the coding sequence ATGCAAAAACAAGGCAATTCAAACCATACGTCAGAAGATCTCTACTTATTAACATTAGTAGAGAAAGCAAAAACGGGTGATAAAGAAAGCATGAATGAGATTCTGCAATTATTTGAAGAAGATATTTTAAAGTTAATAAAGTTTATTCCAATGCCAAGAGAGGATGCAAATCAAGCCTTAATTACGGAATTTTTATCTTTAATTCTTGAAGAACCTAAAAAAAATTAA